The [Clostridium] colinum genome includes the window AAAGCTTTAAAACTTATAATATTTTTTATTATATTAATATTTTTAGCAAATGGTATTATAAATTATATATTACCTATAAAATATGAACGTATAATAGAAAAATATGCAAAAAAGTACAATATAGAAAAAAGCCTTGTATTTGCAGTTATAAATGCAGAAAGTAGGTTTAATAAAAATGCAGTATCTAATAAAGGTGCAATAGGACTTATGCAAATAATGCCAGAAACAGGAGAATGGCTTGCAAAAAAAATAGATATAAAAGAATTTTCAGAAAATATGCTATATGACCCAGAAACAAATATAAAATTAGGCACTTATTATCTTAGTTATCTTTTAGAAAAATTTGAAGATGAAACATTAGCTTTATGTGCTTATAATGCAGGTAGCACTAATGTTTATAGGTGGCTTAATAATGAAAAATATACAAAAGATGGGAATATACACACCATACCATTTAAAGAAACAAATAATTATGTAAAAAAAATAGATATAATGAAAAAAGGATATAATATTTTATTTAAAATTAATATATTATAAAATATTTTGGAGGGTATATGAAAATATACAAAAGACTTTTAATTATGCTTATTTGTATTATTTTAGTAGGCTGTGAAAATGATGATAAAACAAATACTCAAAATAATACAAAACAAACTAACAATGCAGAAAAAAACGAAGATAAAAGCCAGCCACAAGATAATAAAAAAGTGGCAATAGAAGGTGGAGAGCTTATACTTTCTATGCGTATGCCAAAAACATTAAATCCTTTAATAAATGAAGATGTAACAGTTGATAATATATTAAAAATTATGTTTGAGCCACTTTTTAGCATAGATAGTGAAACTTTAAAGCCAACGCCTAATCTTGCTAGCTCTTATTCTATTTCTGAAGACGGTAAAACAGTATATATAAATATGAGGACAGATATATACTGGCACGATGGAAGCCCAGTAACAGCCACAGATGTTGTTTTTTCATTAGATACCATAAAAGCCACACCTACATCTTTATATACAAATGTTTTAAACAAGGTAGCATCATATAGTAGCAAAGGGAGCCAAGTTATCATAAACTATACAGAGCCTTATAGTTTTTTTATGCATAATTTGTGTTTTCCTATTATACCAAAGCATTATTATAAAAATAATTTAGATATAGAAAATAGCAAGAGCTTAAAGCCTTTAGGTAACGGAAGTTTTAAATATTCTAATTATAGGTTAGCAAATGAACTTATTTTGGAAAAGACAACGTCTTTTAAAGGTAAACCATATATAAACACAATAAAAGTGATTATAACATCAGATAGTCAAACAGATTTATATGCTTTTGAAAAAAATATAATAAATAGTATTTCTATTGATTTTTCTGATTGGGGTAACTTAAATTATAAAAGAGAAAAGATAAGCACAGGTATAACAACAAATAACTTTGAGTATTTAGGATTTAATTTTGAAAAAGATATATTTAAAAATTTAGAGCTTAGAAAAGCTATAGCTTATTCTATACCTAAAGATGAAATAATAAATAATATATATTTAGGAAATGGGCAAAAAACTTTATCGCCTATAAATCCAAAATCTTTTTTAGCTTATAAAGAGCTAGAAAAATATGATTATAGTATGCAAAAATCTATAGAGGCTTTAGGAAAAGCAAATTTAACAAAAGAGCAGATAAATTTTACATTATTAGTAAATGAAGAAAATAAAGAAAGAACAGAAACAGCAGAGCTTATGCAAAAAAGGTTAAATCAGGTAGGCTTAAACATTGAGATAATAAAAAAGCCTTTTGAAGAATATAAAAAAGATTTAGAAGATGGTAATTTTGATATGTTTTTAGCTGGTATAGACTTTGGGATAGTACCTAATTTTCAAAGCTTTTTAATGTCTTCTGGAACTGGTGAAGGAGGTATTAATTACCAAAACTTTACAGATGCTACAATGGACTTTTTAATAGGCGAAATGTACATTGCAACTTCAGAAGAAAAATTTATGAATGCGTGTGTAAATATGCAAAAGTATTTTTCAGAGCAACTACCAGTGGTAGGTATATTTTTTAAAGAACAAATACTTCTTACAGATTATACTGTAAATGGAGAAAAAAAACCTAATATTTATAACCAATTTAATAATATAGAAAAATGGTATATAGAACAGGAAGTGGATAATTGATTAGAAAAAATTTTTTGACTGGAGAATATGTTATTTTTTCTCTAGATAGAGTAAAAAGGCCACAAAATATTAAAAAAGATATACTTACAACACCTATTAAGTTTTGCCCATTTTGCACAGAAAATAAACATATGATATCTGAACCTATATATAGAAGCTTTAATGATGAAATACGCTTAATATATAATAAATATCCTATAATATCAGATATAAATGAAAATTATGGAGTCCATTATGTATTGATAGATACAAAAAGCCACGAAAAAAGCATAATAAATTATACAGATGAGCATATGTTTTATTTAATGAAATCTATAAAAGATATATTAAATATTTTATATAAAGATAAAAATCTTAAATATGTACAAATATTTAAAAATCAAGGTAGAAATGCAGGAGCATCTCAGTCTCACTCTCATTGGCAAATTTTAGGCTTATCTATTTTGCCTAATAAACAAAAATATATGATAGACGTATTAAATAAATATGAAAAAGAAAATAAAAAATGTTATTTTTGTAGTAATAATTTTGATGAAAACATAGTATATGAAAACAATGAGTTTTTAGCTTTTTGTCCAGAAGATTGTTTATATTGTTATGAAATAAATATTATACCCAAAAAACATATTACAAGTATTAGATACTTAGATGACACAATGCTAGAACAACTAGGAATTATATTAAAAAAATGTTTGATAAAGTTAAATTTAATATACATTAATTTAGACTATAATATTTGTGTATATAATGGATTTAAAGAAGAAGATGAATATCACTTTTTTATACAAATTATACCAAGGATAGGCAATTTAGCAGGGTTTGAATTTTCTACTGGTATGTTTGTAAACTCTGTTTTACCAAAAGAAGCAGCAAAATCTTTAAGAGAAATATAAATGTTATAGTTTTGGAGGGATAAAATGAAAACGAATCTTATGATTTTAAAAGGTGGAACTTCTTTAGAAAGGGAAATATCTTTAAAATCTTTTGAAAATGTTATGCAAAATATTGATAAAAAAAAATATAATATATTAGATATAGATGTAAAAGATATAGATATATTAATTGAAAATATAAAAAATTTTAAACCTCATATAGTTTTAAATCTTATACACGGTGGTATGGGCGAAGATGGTACTATACAATCGTTATTATCATTATTAAATATAAAATATGTAGGTAGTAAAGCACTATCTAGTGGTATATGTATGGATAAAAATATCTCCAAAACTATATTAAAAGCTAACAATATACCAGTTATAGACTATGTTTATATTAAAAAAGATGAAAATCCATATTTATATAAAGTAGACATAGATGAACTAATGTATCCAGTTATAGTAAAACCTAATAAAGGTGGGTCTAGCATAGGGATAAAGATAGCTAAAAATATAGAACAAGTATTTGAAGCTATAGAAAGTATAAAAAAATTAGATGATGATATTTTAATTGAAAAATTCATATCTGGTAAAGAAGTAACTTGTAGTATAGTACAAAACAAGGAAGGTTTATATGTATTATCTATATTAGACATTAATACAAATAGTGATATTTTTGACTATAGCGCTAAATATGATAAAGAAACTAACATAGATTTTTCAAATTTACCTAACTTTTTACAAACAATGATAAAAGAAGTAGCAAAGAAAGTGTTTAATGTTTTAAAATGTGAAGGCTATGTAAATATAGATTTTATAATAAAAGAAGATGATATATACGTTTTAGAAATAAATACTATACCTGGATTTACAAATAAAAGCTTGTTACCTAAAGCACTTATGCTTTGTAACAAAAGTTTTACTGATTTTTTAGATGAGATAATAGAATTTGCTATGTAAAAAGGAGCTTTATGAAACGAAAGATAACAATATTTATGAGTATTTTATTTATAATAGGTCTTTTTGTTTTACCTATTATAACCCTTGATAAATATAATTCTAACATCAGAATATCTGGTAATGGAACAATTGGAATTAATAAAGTAAGTAGTAAAAAACATAAAGAAACATATATAAATAGTAACCAAAATAGCAATTATTCATATAATAAAAATAAAGATATAGATTATTTTTTAATAGCAATTATATGTTTAGCACTAGCTACTATTTTTACTGCAATATTAATTATAATTTTAATTATTTTTTTAGTTTTAAAATATAAAAATAAGTATAAAATGCTTTAAACCTAATATAATATATTGACATAAAAAAATTAAAATGTTATTATATAAAAAATGATAGAGGTGCATTTTTTATTAGTAAGTATGTAGATGTATTTAGGTACAAAAGAAATATACCAAAAGGGAAAAATGCCGAAGGTTTAAAACACCTAAATGTTTTAAACCTGGTTGTGCAGGTTAATAGCCGTATGACTGTCGTCTTTATGACGGAGAGCTATCTGAAGAAAACAATTGTATCCTTATTAGCCTTTTTGGGTTAGTTTTTATAAATTTTCAGACTGGCTTTTTAGTCAGTCTTTTATATTATATTTTTAGGAGAGAATGTTTATGAAAAAAGTTAATTTAGCTGTTGTTGGTGTTACAGGTATGGTTGGTAGAACTTTCTTAAAGGTTTTAGAAGAAAAAAATTTACCTATAGATAAGTTTTATGCATTTGCATCTAAGAAAAGTGCGGGCAGTAAAATAACTTTTAATGGTAAGGAATATGAAGTAGAAGAGCTTAAGCCAGAATCTTTTGATAGAGGTATAGATATAGCGTTATTTTCGGCAGGAGGAGAAACAAGCCGTATATATTCTCCTATTGCAAAAAGTAAAGGTTGTATAGTTATAGACAATAGCTCATATTTTAGAATGGATAAAGATGTTCCGTTAGTTGTACCGGAGGTAAACCCAGAAGATATTGCTAAAAATAAAGGAATTATAGCAAACCCTAATTGTTCTACTATACAAGCAGTTGTTGCATTAAAACCTTTACACGATAAATATAAAATAAAAAGAATAGTATATTCTACTTATCAAGCTGTTTCTGGAGCAGGTAGAGCAGGTGTTATAGATTTACAAGAAGGCTTAAAAGGTAATGAGCCTAAAATGTTTTTACATCCAATAGCTAACAACTGTATACCTCATATTGACAACTTCTTAGATAATGGATATACAAAAGAAGAAATGAAAATGATAAATGAAACTAAAAAGATATTGCACGATGATAACATAAAAATAACAGCAACTACTGTTCGTGTACCTGTAGAAAATTCTCATAGCGAATCTATAAATGTAGAGTTTTATAACCAATTTGATATGGAAGAACTTATACAAGATTTAAAAAATATGCAAGGTGTTGTAGTTTTAAATGATTATACAAAAAATGAATATCCTTTGGCTACAATATCTAATGGAACAGACGAAGTATACATAGGAAGAATTAGAAGAGACGAAAGTGTAGAAAGCGGTATAAATATGTTTGTTGTGGCAGATAACATAAGAAAAGGAGCAGCTTCTAATGCTGTTCAGATAGCAGAATATATTATAAAAAATGAAATGTTTTGATAACCAATAAAAGAGGTGATAAAAATGAGTATTTTTACAGGGTCTGGTGTTGCAATAGTAACTCCTTTTAAAGAAGATAAAACAATAGATTTTCAAACATTTGAAAAGCTTATAAATTTTCAAATAGAAAATGGTACAGATGCTATTATAGTATGTGGGACAACAGGAGAACCTAGCACTTTGACAAATGAAGAACGCTTTGAAGTTATTAAATTTTGTGTAGAAAAGGTTGCAAAGCGTGTACCAGTTATAGCAGGAGCAGGTAGTAACAACACTAAACAGAGTGTAGAGCTTTGTAAAAGGTGCGAACAAATAGGAGTAGATGGGCTTTTAATAGTTACACCTTATTATAATAAAACAACTCAAAAAGGTATTATAAATCATTATAAAATATTAGCAGAAAGCGTAAACCTACCTATAATAATTTATAATGTTCCATCCAGAACAGGTCTTAATATGACACCAAAAACTGTTTTAGAATTATCAAAGATAGATAATATTGTAGGTATAAAAGAAGCTAGCGGTAATATATCACAAATTGTGGAGATAGCTAGCATTTGTCCTAAAGATTTTTATATATATTCTGGAAATGATAATCAAATTTTACCTATATTATCTATTGGTGGTAAAGGTGTTATATCGGTAATGGCTAATATTATACCTAAAGATACTCATAATATTATAGAAAAATTTTTAAATGGAGAATTTGAGGAAAGTAAAGATTTACAACTTTCTGTTATAGAGCTAAATAATGCACTATTTTGTGAAGTTAGCCCTATCCCTATTAAAACAGCTTTAGAGCTTATGGGCTATGGAAAAGCTTATTTTAGAGAACCTCTTGTTGATATG containing:
- a CDS encoding galactose-1-phosphate uridylyltransferase, whose product is MIRKNFLTGEYVIFSLDRVKRPQNIKKDILTTPIKFCPFCTENKHMISEPIYRSFNDEIRLIYNKYPIISDINENYGVHYVLIDTKSHEKSIINYTDEHMFYLMKSIKDILNILYKDKNLKYVQIFKNQGRNAGASQSHSHWQILGLSILPNKQKYMIDVLNKYEKENKKCYFCSNNFDENIVYENNEFLAFCPEDCLYCYEINIIPKKHITSIRYLDDTMLEQLGIILKKCLIKLNLIYINLDYNICVYNGFKEEDEYHFFIQIIPRIGNLAGFEFSTGMFVNSVLPKEAAKSLREI
- a CDS encoding aspartate-semialdehyde dehydrogenase, with amino-acid sequence MKKVNLAVVGVTGMVGRTFLKVLEEKNLPIDKFYAFASKKSAGSKITFNGKEYEVEELKPESFDRGIDIALFSAGGETSRIYSPIAKSKGCIVIDNSSYFRMDKDVPLVVPEVNPEDIAKNKGIIANPNCSTIQAVVALKPLHDKYKIKRIVYSTYQAVSGAGRAGVIDLQEGLKGNEPKMFLHPIANNCIPHIDNFLDNGYTKEEMKMINETKKILHDDNIKITATTVRVPVENSHSESINVEFYNQFDMEELIQDLKNMQGVVVLNDYTKNEYPLATISNGTDEVYIGRIRRDESVESGINMFVVADNIRKGAASNAVQIAEYIIKNEMF
- a CDS encoding ABC transporter substrate-binding protein, which gives rise to MKIYKRLLIMLICIILVGCENDDKTNTQNNTKQTNNAEKNEDKSQPQDNKKVAIEGGELILSMRMPKTLNPLINEDVTVDNILKIMFEPLFSIDSETLKPTPNLASSYSISEDGKTVYINMRTDIYWHDGSPVTATDVVFSLDTIKATPTSLYTNVLNKVASYSSKGSQVIINYTEPYSFFMHNLCFPIIPKHYYKNNLDIENSKSLKPLGNGSFKYSNYRLANELILEKTTSFKGKPYINTIKVIITSDSQTDLYAFEKNIINSISIDFSDWGNLNYKREKISTGITTNNFEYLGFNFEKDIFKNLELRKAIAYSIPKDEIINNIYLGNGQKTLSPINPKSFLAYKELEKYDYSMQKSIEALGKANLTKEQINFTLLVNEENKERTETAELMQKRLNQVGLNIEIIKKPFEEYKKDLEDGNFDMFLAGIDFGIVPNFQSFLMSSGTGEGGINYQNFTDATMDFLIGEMYIATSEEKFMNACVNMQKYFSEQLPVVGIFFKEQILLTDYTVNGEKKPNIYNQFNNIEKWYIEQEVDN
- a CDS encoding lytic transglycosylase domain-containing protein — protein: MVYFLDGKKITKALKLIIFFIILIFLANGIINYILPIKYERIIEKYAKKYNIEKSLVFAVINAESRFNKNAVSNKGAIGLMQIMPETGEWLAKKIDIKEFSENMLYDPETNIKLGTYYLSYLLEKFEDETLALCAYNAGSTNVYRWLNNEKYTKDGNIHTIPFKETNNYVKKIDIMKKGYNILFKINIL
- the dapA gene encoding 4-hydroxy-tetrahydrodipicolinate synthase, with the translated sequence MSIFTGSGVAIVTPFKEDKTIDFQTFEKLINFQIENGTDAIIVCGTTGEPSTLTNEERFEVIKFCVEKVAKRVPVIAGAGSNNTKQSVELCKRCEQIGVDGLLIVTPYYNKTTQKGIINHYKILAESVNLPIIIYNVPSRTGLNMTPKTVLELSKIDNIVGIKEASGNISQIVEIASICPKDFYIYSGNDNQILPILSIGGKGVISVMANIIPKDTHNIIEKFLNGEFEESKDLQLSVIELNNALFCEVSPIPIKTALELMGYGKAYFREPLVDMEEDDVIVLKNAMKNYKLIK
- a CDS encoding D-alanine--D-alanine ligase family protein; translated protein: MKTNLMILKGGTSLEREISLKSFENVMQNIDKKKYNILDIDVKDIDILIENIKNFKPHIVLNLIHGGMGEDGTIQSLLSLLNIKYVGSKALSSGICMDKNISKTILKANNIPVIDYVYIKKDENPYLYKVDIDELMYPVIVKPNKGGSSIGIKIAKNIEQVFEAIESIKKLDDDILIEKFISGKEVTCSIVQNKEGLYVLSILDINTNSDIFDYSAKYDKETNIDFSNLPNFLQTMIKEVAKKVFNVLKCEGYVNIDFIIKEDDIYVLEINTIPGFTNKSLLPKALMLCNKSFTDFLDEIIEFAM